The following are encoded in a window of Variovorax paradoxus genomic DNA:
- the lptB gene encoding LPS export ABC transporter ATP-binding protein: MIETAGTQTTADGVPGSRLVARGLKKSYGSRTVVKDVSLDVQKGEVVGLLGPNGAGKTTSFYMIVGLVRADAGEITIDGEPIAHMPIHRRARMGLSYLPQEASIFRKLTVEENVRAVLELQREPDANGRMVPLSKQATEERLADLLSDLRVDHLRDSPALALSGGERRRVEIARALATQPRFILLDEPFAGIDPIAVIEIQRIISFLKERGIGVLITDHNVRETLGICDHAFIISDGHVLAQGTPSEIVDNAEVRRVYLGEHFRM, encoded by the coding sequence GTGATCGAAACCGCAGGAACCCAGACGACCGCCGACGGCGTCCCCGGCAGCCGCCTCGTGGCGCGCGGCCTCAAGAAGAGCTACGGCAGCCGCACGGTCGTGAAAGACGTCTCGCTAGATGTGCAGAAGGGCGAGGTCGTCGGACTGCTCGGCCCCAACGGCGCGGGCAAGACCACCTCGTTCTACATGATCGTCGGGCTGGTGCGCGCCGACGCCGGCGAGATCACCATCGACGGCGAGCCCATCGCCCACATGCCCATTCACCGCCGCGCGCGCATGGGCCTGAGCTACCTGCCGCAGGAAGCGTCGATCTTCCGCAAGCTCACGGTCGAAGAAAACGTGCGCGCCGTGCTCGAGCTGCAGCGCGAGCCCGATGCCAATGGCCGCATGGTGCCGCTGTCGAAACAGGCCACCGAAGAGCGACTGGCTGACCTGTTGTCCGACCTGCGCGTGGACCACTTGCGCGATTCGCCCGCGCTCGCACTGTCGGGCGGCGAGCGCCGCCGCGTCGAAATCGCGCGTGCGCTGGCCACGCAGCCGCGCTTCATCCTGCTGGACGAGCCCTTCGCCGGCATCGACCCGATCGCCGTGATCGAGATCCAGCGGATCATCAGTTTCCTGAAAGAGCGCGGCATCGGCGTGCTCATCACCGACCACAACGTGCGTGAAACGCTGGGCATCTGCGATCACGCGTTCATCATCAGCGACGGGCACGTGCTGGCACAAGGCACACCCTCGGAGATCGTCGACAACGCCGAGGTACGCAGGGTGTACCT
- the lptA gene encoding lipopolysaccharide transport periplasmic protein LptA, whose amino-acid sequence MTLPSIPTFPTLRRLGRLAFGALLLAGAASGALAETADRTKPMNIESDSMRYDDLKQTSVFTGNVLVTKGTIIIRGARLDVRQDAEGYQYGVVTAAPGKLAYYKQKRNAGDEWIEGESEVIEYDSRADNVKFIRRAVMRRLIGATANDESSGALIVYDQSNDTYTVNGSLVPPNAGVSGGSGGRVKAILTPKAAAAPAAGGAAPAAGGKKPAAPAPTPAPGAGLRPSTTLGGSTEGEGRK is encoded by the coding sequence ATGACATTGCCCTCCATCCCCACATTCCCCACCCTTCGTCGCCTCGGCCGCCTGGCCTTCGGCGCGCTGTTGCTGGCCGGCGCCGCCTCAGGCGCCCTGGCTGAAACCGCCGACCGCACCAAGCCGATGAACATCGAGTCCGACTCGATGCGCTACGACGACCTGAAACAGACCAGCGTGTTCACCGGCAATGTGCTGGTCACGAAGGGCACGATCATCATCCGCGGTGCGCGGCTGGACGTGCGCCAGGACGCCGAGGGCTACCAGTACGGCGTGGTCACGGCGGCGCCGGGCAAGCTGGCCTATTACAAGCAGAAGCGCAACGCCGGCGACGAATGGATCGAGGGCGAGTCGGAAGTCATCGAGTACGACAGCCGCGCCGACAACGTCAAGTTCATCCGCCGCGCCGTCATGCGCCGGCTGATCGGCGCCACGGCCAACGACGAGAGCAGCGGCGCGCTGATCGTCTACGACCAGAGCAACGACACCTACACCGTCAACGGTTCCCTCGTGCCGCCGAACGCCGGCGTCTCGGGGGGCAGCGGTGGCCGCGTGAAGGCCATCCTCACGCCGAAGGCCGCCGCAGCCCCGGCGGCGGGCGGCGCCGCACCGGCCGCCGGCGGCAAGAAGCCCGCGGCCCCGGCACCCACCCCCGCGCCCGGCGCCGGACTGCGCCCGAGCACCACGCTGGGCGGCAGCACCGAAGGGGAAGGGCGCAAGTGA
- a CDS encoding thiol:disulfide interchange protein DsbA/DsbL → MKRRDFSLAATSIGLLSLAAVPAHAQRAPKAGTDFLVLDKRVPVDAPAGKIEVVEFFSYNCPHCNDFEPSLEAWVKAAPKEVAFRRIPVPFVGNDVEAKQRLYFALEAMGKLEEYHSKVFAAIHAQRQNLNGEANIQAWAERAGLDGAKFKETFASFGVASKARRAAQQTEAYKVAGVPALAVAGRWYVDGETAGSMAKVLQVATFLTGEAKKG, encoded by the coding sequence ATGAAACGTCGTGACTTTTCGCTGGCCGCCACTTCGATCGGGCTGCTTTCGCTGGCTGCCGTTCCGGCACACGCCCAGCGCGCCCCCAAGGCCGGCACCGATTTCCTCGTGCTCGACAAGCGCGTGCCGGTCGATGCACCGGCCGGCAAGATCGAGGTGGTCGAGTTCTTCTCGTACAACTGCCCGCATTGCAACGACTTCGAGCCCTCGCTCGAGGCCTGGGTCAAGGCGGCCCCGAAGGAAGTGGCGTTCCGCCGCATCCCGGTGCCCTTCGTGGGCAACGACGTCGAAGCCAAGCAGCGCCTGTACTTCGCGCTCGAAGCGATGGGCAAGCTGGAGGAATACCACTCGAAGGTGTTCGCCGCGATCCACGCGCAGCGCCAGAACCTGAACGGCGAAGCCAACATCCAGGCATGGGCCGAGCGTGCCGGCCTCGACGGCGCCAAGTTCAAGGAAACCTTTGCGTCCTTCGGCGTGGCCAGCAAGGCCCGCCGCGCGGCGCAACAGACCGAGGCCTACAAGGTGGCTGGCGTGCCGGCCCTGGCCGTGGCAGGCCGCTGGTATGTCGACGGCGAAACCGCCGGCAGCATGGCCAAGGTGCTGCAAGTAGCGACCTTCCTGACCGGCGAAGCCAAGAAGGGCTGA
- a CDS encoding SPOR domain-containing protein — MKKTSRQRGNIVIGLIIGLVLGLGVALGIAVYVTKVPIPFVNKTQRGGAEQDEAEARKNRDWDPNAPLAGKAGAPKPAATPPAATATGPVNPITGAPVTVAPGTPPTAAAPVTAPAPVVVAPKPARPAPTPAEANALPPSNDPLGDLARARSGGSSTTTASAAPSASGADPFMYFVQAGAFRTTDDAEAQRAKLSLMGVEAKVTEREQAGRTVYRVRAGPFNKKDDADRLKERLDGGGLESALVRVQR; from the coding sequence ATGAAGAAGACAAGCAGACAACGCGGCAACATCGTCATCGGGCTCATCATCGGCCTGGTGCTCGGTCTGGGCGTCGCCCTGGGCATCGCGGTCTACGTCACCAAGGTGCCGATCCCGTTCGTCAACAAGACGCAACGCGGCGGTGCCGAGCAGGACGAAGCCGAAGCCCGCAAGAACCGCGACTGGGACCCGAACGCACCGCTGGCCGGCAAGGCCGGCGCGCCCAAGCCGGCCGCCACGCCGCCGGCGGCCACGGCCACCGGCCCGGTGAACCCGATCACCGGCGCCCCCGTCACCGTGGCGCCGGGCACGCCGCCCACCGCCGCCGCGCCGGTTACCGCGCCGGCCCCCGTGGTGGTGGCGCCCAAGCCGGCGCGCCCTGCACCGACACCGGCCGAAGCCAACGCCCTGCCGCCGTCGAACGATCCGCTGGGCGACCTCGCCCGGGCCCGTTCGGGTGGCAGCAGCACGACCACCGCGTCCGCCGCACCGTCGGCCTCGGGTGCCGATCCCTTCATGTACTTCGTGCAGGCCGGCGCCTTCCGCACCACCGACGACGCCGAGGCGCAGCGCGCCAAGCTGTCGCTCATGGGTGTCGAGGCCAAGGTCACCGAGCGCGAGCAGGCCGGTCGCACGGTCTACCGTGTGCGCGCCGGCCCGTTCAACAAGAAGGACGACGCCGACCGGCTCAAGGAACGGCTCGACGGCGGCGGTCTCGAATCGGCGCTGGTGCGCGTGCAGCGCTGA
- the argS gene encoding arginine--tRNA ligase, producing MLLVKQELLAALANTLETLSPGAGAKAAFESPKVAAHGDFASTAAMQLAKPLGRKPRELADELSAALLATPAFGQWVEAIEIAGPGFLNIRLKAAAKQQIVREVLDAGEAFGRQPATGQKVLVEFVSANPTGPLHVGHGRQAALGDAICNLQASQGESVWREFYYNDAGVQIQTLANSTQLRAKGFKPGDPEWPSGEKAPAYNGDYIADIAEDFKAKKTVKSDDREYTASGDIDDLDSLREFAVAYLRREQDLDLQAFRVRFDNYYLESSLYTSGRVEAAVAKLVAAGKTYEQDGALWLKSTDYGDDKDRVMKKQDGTYTYFVPDVAYHIAKWERGFHKVVNIQGTDHHGTIARVRAGLQAAGEGIPEGYPDYVLHTMVRVMKGGEEVKISKRAGSYVTLRDLIEWTSTDAVRFFLLSRKPDTEFLFDIDLALAQNNDNPVYYVQMAHARICKMLRDWAGDVASLSTVDLSSLQAPQAQTLMLQLAKYPSMLTAAAKDFAPHDVTFYLRELAANLHSYYDAERVLVDDETLKKARLALVAACAQVLHNGLAILGVSAPSKM from the coding sequence ATGCTATTGGTCAAACAGGAGCTGCTCGCGGCGCTCGCGAACACGCTCGAAACCCTTTCTCCCGGCGCTGGCGCCAAAGCCGCGTTCGAGTCGCCCAAGGTGGCGGCGCACGGCGATTTCGCCAGCACCGCCGCCATGCAACTCGCCAAGCCGCTGGGGCGCAAGCCCCGCGAACTGGCCGACGAACTGAGCGCTGCGCTGCTCGCCACCCCCGCTTTCGGCCAATGGGTCGAGGCGATCGAGATCGCCGGCCCCGGCTTCCTCAACATCCGCCTGAAGGCCGCTGCCAAGCAGCAGATCGTGCGCGAAGTGCTGGACGCGGGTGAAGCCTTCGGTCGCCAGCCGGCCACGGGCCAGAAGGTGCTGGTCGAGTTCGTGTCGGCCAACCCGACCGGCCCGCTGCATGTCGGCCATGGCCGCCAGGCGGCGCTGGGCGACGCCATCTGCAACCTGCAGGCCTCGCAGGGCGAGAGCGTGTGGCGCGAGTTCTATTACAACGACGCCGGCGTGCAGATCCAGACGCTGGCCAACAGCACGCAATTGCGCGCCAAGGGCTTCAAGCCCGGCGACCCCGAGTGGCCCAGCGGCGAAAAAGCCCCGGCCTACAACGGCGACTACATCGCCGACATCGCCGAAGACTTCAAGGCGAAGAAGACCGTCAAGTCGGATGACCGCGAGTACACCGCCAGCGGCGACATCGACGACCTGGACAGCCTCCGCGAATTCGCCGTGGCCTACCTGCGCCGCGAGCAGGACCTCGATCTGCAGGCCTTCCGCGTGCGCTTCGACAACTACTACCTCGAGTCCAGCCTCTACACCAGCGGCCGCGTCGAGGCGGCCGTGGCCAAGCTCGTGGCCGCCGGCAAGACCTACGAACAGGACGGCGCGCTGTGGCTGAAGTCGACCGACTACGGCGACGACAAAGACCGCGTGATGAAGAAGCAGGACGGCACGTACACCTACTTCGTGCCCGACGTCGCGTACCACATCGCCAAGTGGGAGCGCGGCTTCCACAAGGTCGTGAACATCCAGGGCACCGACCACCACGGCACCATCGCGCGCGTGCGCGCCGGCCTGCAGGCCGCGGGCGAAGGCATTCCCGAGGGCTACCCCGACTACGTGCTGCACACCATGGTGCGCGTCATGAAGGGCGGCGAAGAAGTCAAGATCAGCAAGCGCGCCGGCAGCTACGTCACGCTGCGCGACCTGATCGAGTGGACCAGCACCGATGCCGTGCGCTTCTTTTTGCTCAGCCGCAAGCCCGACACCGAGTTCCTTTTCGATATCGACCTGGCGCTGGCGCAAAACAACGACAACCCGGTCTACTACGTGCAGATGGCGCACGCGCGCATCTGCAAGATGCTGCGCGACTGGGCCGGCGACGTGGCTTCGCTGAGCACGGTGGACCTGTCCTCGCTGCAGGCTCCGCAAGCGCAGACGCTGATGCTTCAGCTGGCCAAGTACCCGAGCATGTTGACGGCCGCCGCCAAGGATTTCGCGCCCCACGACGTAACTTTCTACCTGCGTGAGTTGGCCGCCAATCTGCACAGCTACTATGACGCCGAGCGTGTTCTCGTCGACGACGAAACGTTGAAGAAGGCGCGCTTGGCACTCGTCGCTGCTTGTGCGCAGGTGCTGCACAATGGCCTCGCGATCCTCGGCGTCAGTGCGCCGAGCAAGATGTGA
- a CDS encoding DUF2214 family protein, with translation MTLEAILAYLHLLAILTMVVFISSEAALCRVQWLNAAVVERLAKVDMVYGIAAIAVLATGIARTWWGVKGTAWYWTNPLLHVKLTLFIIVGVLSIFPTLTYFRWRKTLRATGKLPAEADILKTRKLVMIQAHLIALIPLVAVFLARGFGK, from the coding sequence ATGACCCTCGAAGCCATCCTCGCCTACCTGCATCTGTTGGCCATCCTCACGATGGTCGTGTTCATCTCCAGCGAAGCCGCGCTGTGCCGCGTGCAATGGCTCAATGCCGCCGTGGTCGAGCGGCTGGCCAAGGTCGACATGGTCTACGGCATCGCGGCCATCGCGGTGCTGGCCACCGGCATCGCGCGCACCTGGTGGGGCGTGAAGGGCACGGCCTGGTACTGGACCAACCCGCTGCTGCACGTGAAGCTCACGCTGTTCATCATCGTGGGCGTGCTGTCGATCTTTCCGACGCTGACTTATTTCCGCTGGCGCAAGACGCTGCGCGCCACGGGCAAGCTGCCCGCGGAGGCCGACATCCTGAAGACGCGCAAGCTGGTGATGATCCAGGCGCACCTGATCGCGCTGATTCCGCTGGTCGCGGTGTTCCTGGCGCGCGGCTTCGGCAAGTAA
- a CDS encoding LysR family transcriptional regulator: MDRLKQLESFVSVATRGSLTAAAKAEGVAPAIMGRRIDALEERLGVKLLVRTTRRITLTHEGSAFLEDCQRLLTEFANAEASVSAGGVKASGHLRVTAPAGFGRRHVAPLVPRFHALHPEVTISLNLSDRVVDVTGESFDCAVRVGDLPDSSLVSVRLADNRRRCVATPEFLRRHGTPKHPGELSRFACLTLSSDASQTRGWAFRITNEEGAQELIHLRPSGPLDCSDGQVLHDWCLAGHGIAWRSTWEVEAEIDAGLLVPLLDDFAAPPNGIYAVFAGAKHLPLRVRLWLDFLKAQYGQPEFWGGRS, translated from the coding sequence GAAGGCGTGGCGCCCGCGATCATGGGCCGGCGCATCGACGCGCTCGAGGAGCGCCTGGGCGTCAAGCTGCTGGTGCGCACCACGCGCCGCATCACGCTCACGCACGAAGGCAGCGCCTTTCTCGAAGACTGCCAGCGCCTGTTGACCGAGTTCGCGAACGCCGAGGCCAGCGTGAGCGCCGGCGGCGTGAAGGCCAGCGGCCACCTGCGCGTGACGGCGCCGGCCGGCTTCGGCCGTCGCCACGTCGCGCCGCTGGTGCCGCGCTTTCATGCGCTGCATCCCGAAGTGACGATCTCGCTGAACCTCAGCGACCGCGTGGTCGACGTCACGGGCGAGAGCTTCGACTGCGCCGTGCGCGTGGGCGACCTGCCCGACTCGTCGCTGGTGAGCGTGCGCCTGGCCGACAACCGCCGCCGCTGCGTCGCCACGCCCGAGTTCCTGCGCCGCCACGGCACGCCGAAGCACCCGGGCGAGCTGTCGCGCTTTGCCTGCCTCACGCTGTCGAGCGACGCCTCGCAGACGCGCGGCTGGGCCTTTCGCATCACCAATGAAGAGGGCGCGCAGGAACTGATCCACCTGCGTCCCAGCGGCCCGCTCGATTGTTCCGACGGCCAGGTGCTGCACGACTGGTGCCTCGCGGGCCACGGCATTGCCTGGCGCAGCACCTGGGAGGTCGAGGCCGAGATCGACGCCGGCCTGCTCGTGCCGTTGCTCGACGACTTCGCCGCGCCGCCCAACGGCATCTATGCGGTGTTCGCGGGCGCCAAGCACCTGCCGCTGCGCGTGCGACTGTGGCTTGATTTCCTCAAAGCGCAGTACGGGCAGCCGGAATTCTGGGGCGGGCGGTCCTGA